The following are encoded together in the Lolium rigidum isolate FL_2022 unplaced genomic scaffold, APGP_CSIRO_Lrig_0.1 contig_35635_1, whole genome shotgun sequence genome:
- the LOC124681201 gene encoding uncharacterized protein LOC124681201 isoform X4 produces the protein MVEMEDEEKRKPLVVGLTRRHVIRSSPPSPAADSPAALDSNRNESEGGDHIAEFRRKKGKKPKAPLKWRSTNSDMNNRNGGETERSDRDRGEDDIILSSLAAAGSSFSGLISSRKTVRTLGKVAEGCDAADPPVPRKLRSAINKRTGRNASSSPRHAKKRRHLSAISAQIFLMDHETRTSETTTSNSFTQEEEVLADTLLALSQNPHVCEATAAEMRTGEDISSVNIASTSCSEGAMKEVNKLIVSRTDDDEAVIRPAPVDQQVEQNGSVPQKNPDLNAPHNSIILHFSKDGQKQDLSLGIDTILSSPSTVSSNNSARKQPKLQFNGSLSLANPTKSEAPHWLVKCSKPGFAVHDGTKDENNSVQEVMPPVRTPLPCTSKAYSTNLSSSTSGALSKPATETSKASASENNPKLSLSKTGEPTKTWKKSITHVYVSHLIQAHLDKEKALQNLVKPEESSRSCMLTTSSSSTMNKNKAHFDARHPVQQSLGFRDVAAGRQKMVGSNNLNMATSAGFSGAQYVQYLHHPQMIVHRGPTPYPYPHHLPCSRGNIAPTLTVQQQMQQYMCNPGYAPHPGQQAIPSTMKLQQFAPTPQQEQQMWQFHFAQYHQPRPAEGGVPVSWQNSRLQDISSSSLRPMLAPRPPAAMMPPPQVELLCAPYQGGGGGRRPPQLRLI, from the exons ATGGTGGAGATGGAGGATGAGGAGAAGAGGAAGCCGCTGGTGGTTGGGCTCACGAGAAGGCACGTGATACGGAGCTCCCCTCCGTCCCCTGCCGCTGATTCCCCTGCTGCTCTAG ATAGCAACAGAAACGAGAGCGAGGGTGGTGATCACATCGCCGAATTCAGGCGTAAGAAGGGAAAAAAGCCTAAAGCGCCCCTGAAGTGGAGATCAACCAACAGCGACATGAACAACCGCAATGGCGGGGAGACGGAACGTTCCGACCGAGACCGTGGCGAGGATGATATCATCCTCTCCTCGCTGGCTGCAGCTGGTAGTAGCTTCAGCGGTCTGATTAGCAGTAGGAAGACAGTGAGGACCCTCGGAAAG GTGGCTGAGGGCTGTGATGCTGCGGACCCACCGGTTCCTAGGAAATTAAGATCAG CCATAAATAAGCGCACCGGTcgaaatgcttcttcatcaccgcggcatgcaaagaagagacgccatcttTCAGCTATCAGCGCTCAGATTTTTCTCATGGATCACGAAACAAGAACCAGTGAGACCACG ACATCAAACTCCTTCACACAGGAGGAGGAAGTGCTTGCTGATACTTTGCTTGCACTGTCCCAAAACCCCCATGTTTGTGAGGCAACTGCAGCAGAAATGAGAACGGGAGAAGATATCTCAAGCGTAAATATTGCCTCGACTTCTTGCTCAGAAG GAGCTATGAAGGAGGTTAACAAATTGATAGTATCGCGAACTGATGATGACGAAGCTGTTATTCGGCCTGCCCCCGTAGATCAACAAGTGGAACAAAATGGCAGTGTTCCACAAAAAAATCCTGATTTAAATGCTCCCCACAACAGCATAATTCTACATTTTTCAAAAGATGGGCAAAAACAGGACCTTTCTTTGGGGATTGACACGATTTTGTCAAGTCCATCTACAGTCTCCTCCAATAACAG TGCCCGGAAGCAGCCGAAACTGCAATTTAATGGTAGTCTAAGTCTAGCTAATCCGACAAAGTCTGAGGCTCCTCACTGGCTG GTGAAATGCAGTAAACCTGGTTTTGCGGTACATGATGGGACAAAAGATGAGAATAACAGTGTCCAAG AAGTTATGCCTCCGGTCCGGACTCCGCTACCTTGTACGTCGAAAGCGTATTCCACAAA TCTCTCTTCAAGCACGTCAGGGGCACTATCAAAACCTGCCACCGAAACTTCTAAAGCTAGTGCAAGTGAAAATAATCCAAAG CTTTCCCTTTCTAAAACTGGTGAACCAACAAAGACATGGAAAAAAAGTATTACTCATGTCTATGTGAGTCATCTCATCCAAGCGCATTTAGACAAAGAAAAGGCGTTACAAAACCTAGTAAAACCCGAGGAAAGTTCACGCAGCTGCATGTTGACAACGTCGAGCAGCTCCACCATGAATAAGAACAAGGCGCATTTTGATGCAAGACACCCGGTTCAGCAATCTCTTGGGTTTCGCGATGTGGCTGCTGGTCGGCAGAAAATG GTTGGTAGTAATAATCTCAACATGGCCACTTCAGCGGGATTCTCAGGGGCACAGTATGTTCAGTATCTACATCATCCCCAGATGATCGTCCACCGCGGTCCGACGCCGTATCCGTATCCACATCATCTCCCTTGTAGCAGAGGGAACATAGCGCCTACATTGACAGTTCAGCAG CAGATGCAGCAGTACATGTGCAACCCGGGCTACGCACCCCACCCCGGCCAGCAGGCGATCCCTTCTACCATGAAGCTCCAGCAGTTCGCGCCAACtccgcagcaggagcagcagatgTGGCAGTTCCATTTCGCCCAGTATCACCAGCCAAGGCCAGCAGAAGGTGGCGTGCCGGTGTCGTGGCAGAACAGCAGGCTCCAGGACATATCATCCTCCTCCCTGCGACCGATGCTGGCGCCCCGTCCTCCCGCAGCCATGATGCCGCCGCCACAGGTGGAGCTCCTCTGCGCACCATACcagggtggtggcggtggcagaCGGCCGCCGCAGCTCAGGCTGATCTAG
- the LOC124681201 gene encoding uncharacterized protein LOC124681201 isoform X2 codes for MVEMEDEEKRKPLVVGLTRRHVIRSSPPSPAADSPAALDSNRNESEGGDHIAEFRRKKGKKPKAPLKWRSTNSDMNNRNGGETERSDRDRGEDDIILSSLAAAGSSFSGLISSRKTVRTLGKVAEGCDAADPPVPRKLRSAINKRTGRNASSSPRHAKKRRHLSAISAQIFLMDHETRTSETTTSNSFTQEEEVLADTLLALSQNPHVCEATAAEMRTGEDISSVNIASTSCSEVTPTGAMKEVNKLIVSRTDDDEAVIRPAPVDQQVEQNGSVPQKNPDLNAPHNSIILHFSKDGQKQDLSLGIDTILSSPSTVSSNNSARKQPKLQFNGSLSLANPTKSEAPHWLVKCSKPGFAVHDGTKDENNSVQEVMPPVRTPLPCTSKAYSTNLSSSTSGALSKPATETSKASASENNPKLSLSKTGEPTKTWKKSITHVYVSHLIQAHLDKEKALQNLVKPEESSRSCMLTTSSSSTMNKNKAHFDARHPVQQSLGFRDVAAGRQKMVGSNNLNMATSAGFSGAQYVQYLHHPQMIVHRGPTPYPYPHHLPCSRGNIAPTLTVQQMQQYMCNPGYAPHPGQQAIPSTMKLQQFAPTPQQEQQMWQFHFAQYHQPRPAEGGVPVSWQNSRLQDISSSSLRPMLAPRPPAAMMPPPQVELLCAPYQGGGGGRRPPQLRLI; via the exons ATGGTGGAGATGGAGGATGAGGAGAAGAGGAAGCCGCTGGTGGTTGGGCTCACGAGAAGGCACGTGATACGGAGCTCCCCTCCGTCCCCTGCCGCTGATTCCCCTGCTGCTCTAG ATAGCAACAGAAACGAGAGCGAGGGTGGTGATCACATCGCCGAATTCAGGCGTAAGAAGGGAAAAAAGCCTAAAGCGCCCCTGAAGTGGAGATCAACCAACAGCGACATGAACAACCGCAATGGCGGGGAGACGGAACGTTCCGACCGAGACCGTGGCGAGGATGATATCATCCTCTCCTCGCTGGCTGCAGCTGGTAGTAGCTTCAGCGGTCTGATTAGCAGTAGGAAGACAGTGAGGACCCTCGGAAAG GTGGCTGAGGGCTGTGATGCTGCGGACCCACCGGTTCCTAGGAAATTAAGATCAG CCATAAATAAGCGCACCGGTcgaaatgcttcttcatcaccgcggcatgcaaagaagagacgccatcttTCAGCTATCAGCGCTCAGATTTTTCTCATGGATCACGAAACAAGAACCAGTGAGACCACG ACATCAAACTCCTTCACACAGGAGGAGGAAGTGCTTGCTGATACTTTGCTTGCACTGTCCCAAAACCCCCATGTTTGTGAGGCAACTGCAGCAGAAATGAGAACGGGAGAAGATATCTCAAGCGTAAATATTGCCTCGACTTCTTGCTCAGAAG TTACTCCTACAGGAGCTATGAAGGAGGTTAACAAATTGATAGTATCGCGAACTGATGATGACGAAGCTGTTATTCGGCCTGCCCCCGTAGATCAACAAGTGGAACAAAATGGCAGTGTTCCACAAAAAAATCCTGATTTAAATGCTCCCCACAACAGCATAATTCTACATTTTTCAAAAGATGGGCAAAAACAGGACCTTTCTTTGGGGATTGACACGATTTTGTCAAGTCCATCTACAGTCTCCTCCAATAACAG TGCCCGGAAGCAGCCGAAACTGCAATTTAATGGTAGTCTAAGTCTAGCTAATCCGACAAAGTCTGAGGCTCCTCACTGGCTG GTGAAATGCAGTAAACCTGGTTTTGCGGTACATGATGGGACAAAAGATGAGAATAACAGTGTCCAAG AAGTTATGCCTCCGGTCCGGACTCCGCTACCTTGTACGTCGAAAGCGTATTCCACAAA TCTCTCTTCAAGCACGTCAGGGGCACTATCAAAACCTGCCACCGAAACTTCTAAAGCTAGTGCAAGTGAAAATAATCCAAAG CTTTCCCTTTCTAAAACTGGTGAACCAACAAAGACATGGAAAAAAAGTATTACTCATGTCTATGTGAGTCATCTCATCCAAGCGCATTTAGACAAAGAAAAGGCGTTACAAAACCTAGTAAAACCCGAGGAAAGTTCACGCAGCTGCATGTTGACAACGTCGAGCAGCTCCACCATGAATAAGAACAAGGCGCATTTTGATGCAAGACACCCGGTTCAGCAATCTCTTGGGTTTCGCGATGTGGCTGCTGGTCGGCAGAAAATG GTTGGTAGTAATAATCTCAACATGGCCACTTCAGCGGGATTCTCAGGGGCACAGTATGTTCAGTATCTACATCATCCCCAGATGATCGTCCACCGCGGTCCGACGCCGTATCCGTATCCACATCATCTCCCTTGTAGCAGAGGGAACATAGCGCCTACATTGACAGTTCAGCAG ATGCAGCAGTACATGTGCAACCCGGGCTACGCACCCCACCCCGGCCAGCAGGCGATCCCTTCTACCATGAAGCTCCAGCAGTTCGCGCCAACtccgcagcaggagcagcagatgTGGCAGTTCCATTTCGCCCAGTATCACCAGCCAAGGCCAGCAGAAGGTGGCGTGCCGGTGTCGTGGCAGAACAGCAGGCTCCAGGACATATCATCCTCCTCCCTGCGACCGATGCTGGCGCCCCGTCCTCCCGCAGCCATGATGCCGCCGCCACAGGTGGAGCTCCTCTGCGCACCATACcagggtggtggcggtggcagaCGGCCGCCGCAGCTCAGGCTGATCTAG
- the LOC124681201 gene encoding uncharacterized protein LOC124681201 isoform X3, with protein MVEMEDEEKRKPLVVGLTRRHVIRSSPPSPAADSPAALDSNRNESEGGDHIAEFRRKKGKKPKAPLKWRSTNSDMNNRNGGETERSDRDRGEDDIILSSLAAAGSSFSGLISSRKTVRTLGKVAEGCDAADPPVPRKLRSAINKRTGRNASSSPRHAKKRRHLSAISAQIFLMDHETRTSETTTSNSFTQEEEVLADTLLALSQNPHVCEATAAEMRTGEDISSVNIASTSCSEVTPTGAMKEVNKLIVSRTDDDEAVIRPAPVDQQVEQNGSVPQKNPDLNAPHNSIILHFSKDGQKQDLSLGIDTILSSPSTVSSNNSARKQPKLQFNGSLSLANPTKSEAPHWLVKCSKPGFAVHDGTKDENNSVQVMPPVRTPLPCTSKAYSTNLSSSTSGALSKPATETSKASASENNPKLSLSKTGEPTKTWKKSITHVYVSHLIQAHLDKEKALQNLVKPEESSRSCMLTTSSSSTMNKNKAHFDARHPVQQSLGFRDVAAGRQKMVGSNNLNMATSAGFSGAQYVQYLHHPQMIVHRGPTPYPYPHHLPCSRGNIAPTLTVQQQMQQYMCNPGYAPHPGQQAIPSTMKLQQFAPTPQQEQQMWQFHFAQYHQPRPAEGGVPVSWQNSRLQDISSSSLRPMLAPRPPAAMMPPPQVELLCAPYQGGGGGRRPPQLRLI; from the exons ATGGTGGAGATGGAGGATGAGGAGAAGAGGAAGCCGCTGGTGGTTGGGCTCACGAGAAGGCACGTGATACGGAGCTCCCCTCCGTCCCCTGCCGCTGATTCCCCTGCTGCTCTAG ATAGCAACAGAAACGAGAGCGAGGGTGGTGATCACATCGCCGAATTCAGGCGTAAGAAGGGAAAAAAGCCTAAAGCGCCCCTGAAGTGGAGATCAACCAACAGCGACATGAACAACCGCAATGGCGGGGAGACGGAACGTTCCGACCGAGACCGTGGCGAGGATGATATCATCCTCTCCTCGCTGGCTGCAGCTGGTAGTAGCTTCAGCGGTCTGATTAGCAGTAGGAAGACAGTGAGGACCCTCGGAAAG GTGGCTGAGGGCTGTGATGCTGCGGACCCACCGGTTCCTAGGAAATTAAGATCAG CCATAAATAAGCGCACCGGTcgaaatgcttcttcatcaccgcggcatgcaaagaagagacgccatcttTCAGCTATCAGCGCTCAGATTTTTCTCATGGATCACGAAACAAGAACCAGTGAGACCACG ACATCAAACTCCTTCACACAGGAGGAGGAAGTGCTTGCTGATACTTTGCTTGCACTGTCCCAAAACCCCCATGTTTGTGAGGCAACTGCAGCAGAAATGAGAACGGGAGAAGATATCTCAAGCGTAAATATTGCCTCGACTTCTTGCTCAGAAG TTACTCCTACAGGAGCTATGAAGGAGGTTAACAAATTGATAGTATCGCGAACTGATGATGACGAAGCTGTTATTCGGCCTGCCCCCGTAGATCAACAAGTGGAACAAAATGGCAGTGTTCCACAAAAAAATCCTGATTTAAATGCTCCCCACAACAGCATAATTCTACATTTTTCAAAAGATGGGCAAAAACAGGACCTTTCTTTGGGGATTGACACGATTTTGTCAAGTCCATCTACAGTCTCCTCCAATAACAG TGCCCGGAAGCAGCCGAAACTGCAATTTAATGGTAGTCTAAGTCTAGCTAATCCGACAAAGTCTGAGGCTCCTCACTGGCTG GTGAAATGCAGTAAACCTGGTTTTGCGGTACATGATGGGACAAAAGATGAGAATAACAGTGTCCAAG TTATGCCTCCGGTCCGGACTCCGCTACCTTGTACGTCGAAAGCGTATTCCACAAA TCTCTCTTCAAGCACGTCAGGGGCACTATCAAAACCTGCCACCGAAACTTCTAAAGCTAGTGCAAGTGAAAATAATCCAAAG CTTTCCCTTTCTAAAACTGGTGAACCAACAAAGACATGGAAAAAAAGTATTACTCATGTCTATGTGAGTCATCTCATCCAAGCGCATTTAGACAAAGAAAAGGCGTTACAAAACCTAGTAAAACCCGAGGAAAGTTCACGCAGCTGCATGTTGACAACGTCGAGCAGCTCCACCATGAATAAGAACAAGGCGCATTTTGATGCAAGACACCCGGTTCAGCAATCTCTTGGGTTTCGCGATGTGGCTGCTGGTCGGCAGAAAATG GTTGGTAGTAATAATCTCAACATGGCCACTTCAGCGGGATTCTCAGGGGCACAGTATGTTCAGTATCTACATCATCCCCAGATGATCGTCCACCGCGGTCCGACGCCGTATCCGTATCCACATCATCTCCCTTGTAGCAGAGGGAACATAGCGCCTACATTGACAGTTCAGCAG CAGATGCAGCAGTACATGTGCAACCCGGGCTACGCACCCCACCCCGGCCAGCAGGCGATCCCTTCTACCATGAAGCTCCAGCAGTTCGCGCCAACtccgcagcaggagcagcagatgTGGCAGTTCCATTTCGCCCAGTATCACCAGCCAAGGCCAGCAGAAGGTGGCGTGCCGGTGTCGTGGCAGAACAGCAGGCTCCAGGACATATCATCCTCCTCCCTGCGACCGATGCTGGCGCCCCGTCCTCCCGCAGCCATGATGCCGCCGCCACAGGTGGAGCTCCTCTGCGCACCATACcagggtggtggcggtggcagaCGGCCGCCGCAGCTCAGGCTGATCTAG
- the LOC124681201 gene encoding uncharacterized protein LOC124681201 isoform X1: protein MVEMEDEEKRKPLVVGLTRRHVIRSSPPSPAADSPAALDSNRNESEGGDHIAEFRRKKGKKPKAPLKWRSTNSDMNNRNGGETERSDRDRGEDDIILSSLAAAGSSFSGLISSRKTVRTLGKVAEGCDAADPPVPRKLRSAINKRTGRNASSSPRHAKKRRHLSAISAQIFLMDHETRTSETTTSNSFTQEEEVLADTLLALSQNPHVCEATAAEMRTGEDISSVNIASTSCSEVTPTGAMKEVNKLIVSRTDDDEAVIRPAPVDQQVEQNGSVPQKNPDLNAPHNSIILHFSKDGQKQDLSLGIDTILSSPSTVSSNNSARKQPKLQFNGSLSLANPTKSEAPHWLVKCSKPGFAVHDGTKDENNSVQEVMPPVRTPLPCTSKAYSTNLSSSTSGALSKPATETSKASASENNPKLSLSKTGEPTKTWKKSITHVYVSHLIQAHLDKEKALQNLVKPEESSRSCMLTTSSSSTMNKNKAHFDARHPVQQSLGFRDVAAGRQKMVGSNNLNMATSAGFSGAQYVQYLHHPQMIVHRGPTPYPYPHHLPCSRGNIAPTLTVQQQMQQYMCNPGYAPHPGQQAIPSTMKLQQFAPTPQQEQQMWQFHFAQYHQPRPAEGGVPVSWQNSRLQDISSSSLRPMLAPRPPAAMMPPPQVELLCAPYQGGGGGRRPPQLRLI, encoded by the exons ATGGTGGAGATGGAGGATGAGGAGAAGAGGAAGCCGCTGGTGGTTGGGCTCACGAGAAGGCACGTGATACGGAGCTCCCCTCCGTCCCCTGCCGCTGATTCCCCTGCTGCTCTAG ATAGCAACAGAAACGAGAGCGAGGGTGGTGATCACATCGCCGAATTCAGGCGTAAGAAGGGAAAAAAGCCTAAAGCGCCCCTGAAGTGGAGATCAACCAACAGCGACATGAACAACCGCAATGGCGGGGAGACGGAACGTTCCGACCGAGACCGTGGCGAGGATGATATCATCCTCTCCTCGCTGGCTGCAGCTGGTAGTAGCTTCAGCGGTCTGATTAGCAGTAGGAAGACAGTGAGGACCCTCGGAAAG GTGGCTGAGGGCTGTGATGCTGCGGACCCACCGGTTCCTAGGAAATTAAGATCAG CCATAAATAAGCGCACCGGTcgaaatgcttcttcatcaccgcggcatgcaaagaagagacgccatcttTCAGCTATCAGCGCTCAGATTTTTCTCATGGATCACGAAACAAGAACCAGTGAGACCACG ACATCAAACTCCTTCACACAGGAGGAGGAAGTGCTTGCTGATACTTTGCTTGCACTGTCCCAAAACCCCCATGTTTGTGAGGCAACTGCAGCAGAAATGAGAACGGGAGAAGATATCTCAAGCGTAAATATTGCCTCGACTTCTTGCTCAGAAG TTACTCCTACAGGAGCTATGAAGGAGGTTAACAAATTGATAGTATCGCGAACTGATGATGACGAAGCTGTTATTCGGCCTGCCCCCGTAGATCAACAAGTGGAACAAAATGGCAGTGTTCCACAAAAAAATCCTGATTTAAATGCTCCCCACAACAGCATAATTCTACATTTTTCAAAAGATGGGCAAAAACAGGACCTTTCTTTGGGGATTGACACGATTTTGTCAAGTCCATCTACAGTCTCCTCCAATAACAG TGCCCGGAAGCAGCCGAAACTGCAATTTAATGGTAGTCTAAGTCTAGCTAATCCGACAAAGTCTGAGGCTCCTCACTGGCTG GTGAAATGCAGTAAACCTGGTTTTGCGGTACATGATGGGACAAAAGATGAGAATAACAGTGTCCAAG AAGTTATGCCTCCGGTCCGGACTCCGCTACCTTGTACGTCGAAAGCGTATTCCACAAA TCTCTCTTCAAGCACGTCAGGGGCACTATCAAAACCTGCCACCGAAACTTCTAAAGCTAGTGCAAGTGAAAATAATCCAAAG CTTTCCCTTTCTAAAACTGGTGAACCAACAAAGACATGGAAAAAAAGTATTACTCATGTCTATGTGAGTCATCTCATCCAAGCGCATTTAGACAAAGAAAAGGCGTTACAAAACCTAGTAAAACCCGAGGAAAGTTCACGCAGCTGCATGTTGACAACGTCGAGCAGCTCCACCATGAATAAGAACAAGGCGCATTTTGATGCAAGACACCCGGTTCAGCAATCTCTTGGGTTTCGCGATGTGGCTGCTGGTCGGCAGAAAATG GTTGGTAGTAATAATCTCAACATGGCCACTTCAGCGGGATTCTCAGGGGCACAGTATGTTCAGTATCTACATCATCCCCAGATGATCGTCCACCGCGGTCCGACGCCGTATCCGTATCCACATCATCTCCCTTGTAGCAGAGGGAACATAGCGCCTACATTGACAGTTCAGCAG CAGATGCAGCAGTACATGTGCAACCCGGGCTACGCACCCCACCCCGGCCAGCAGGCGATCCCTTCTACCATGAAGCTCCAGCAGTTCGCGCCAACtccgcagcaggagcagcagatgTGGCAGTTCCATTTCGCCCAGTATCACCAGCCAAGGCCAGCAGAAGGTGGCGTGCCGGTGTCGTGGCAGAACAGCAGGCTCCAGGACATATCATCCTCCTCCCTGCGACCGATGCTGGCGCCCCGTCCTCCCGCAGCCATGATGCCGCCGCCACAGGTGGAGCTCCTCTGCGCACCATACcagggtggtggcggtggcagaCGGCCGCCGCAGCTCAGGCTGATCTAG